DNA from Brachyspira aalborgi:
AATATTATGACGATTTATGTTTAGCTAAAACCGATAAAACAATTGAAATTAATAATTCAAAATTATATTTATATGATTTATCTAAATTATCTTTTTCTAAAGATATAAAATTATATTATACTCAAAGACAATTATTTGAAACTTACTTTTTAGAACAATATAGATATAAAAATAAGGTTATGGTTGAAAAAGACGACTATATTATAGACGGGGGGGGTGCTATGGCGATACGGCGTTATATTTTTCTTATCTTTCTGGCGAAAAAGGAAGAGTATTTTCATTTGAGTTTGTAGAAAATAATATTGAAATATTTAATACAAATCTAAAATTAAATACTCAATTAAAAGATAGAATAAAGTTAATAGAAAATCCGCTTTATAACATTTCAAATGCCGATTTATTCATTAGCGATGAAGGACCTTCTTCAAGAATAAACAAAGACGGAGATAATATTTATAAATCTATAAGTATAGACGATTTTGTAATATCAAATAACATTGAAAAGATAGATTTCATTAAATTGGATATAGAAGGAGCTGAATTAGAGGCTTTAAAAGGCGCTAAAGAAACTATTGTAAAATATAAACCTAAACTCGCTATATGTTTATATCATCAAAATAGCGATTTTTATAATATTCCCATATATTTAAAGAGTATAGTTCCAGAATATAAATTTTATTTTGACCATTTCACTTTAAATACTTGGAGCAGCATTTTATTTTGTAAAATATAAAAAATTAAGGAGAAATTATTATGAATAAAAATATAAAATTTCATGGAAACTTAAAAACAAATGATATGATAATACATTGGTTGCCTACAAATTATTGCAATTATAATTGTTCTTATTGTATCACTCATGCGCCGATAGTAAATAAAAATATATCTTTTACGGATTTATCCATATTAAAAAATTGCGCTGATAAAATTTTTTCTATTAATAAAGATAAATATACTTTTGTTTTTTCAGGCGGAGAGCCTACAATATATCCTTATTTTATAGATTTGGCGGAATATTTATCAAAAAATAAAAATACTCATATATATTTATTTTCAAACGGACATAAAAATAAAGATTATTTCTCTAAATTATTTTCAATAAATAATTTTAATTTCAATTTTTCAGTTCATTTGGAATATGCCAACATATCGCATATTAAAGAATTAATAAAATTAGCCAATACTTATAACAAATATATAATGGTTTCATTAATGATGAATCCAGATAAAAAAGAAAAATATGAATTATTCTTTGACGAATTATTAGAATATAGAAAGTATTATTATTTTGGAATTGATTTGGCAATTATTCATAATAATGAAAAAATAGATAAAATTTATAATAAAGATGAGATTAATTGGTTTAATAACTCTATCTTGAAATTAAAAAATGTAGAGGAAATGTTTAAATATACAAGCGATATTCCAGATTTTTTTCAAGATATAAATACAAGATATATTTTTGAAGACGATAAAATAATTTATCTGCCTCATAGAGTAAGTATAATTGAAAATATGAAAAATTTTGAAAATTATTTCTGTGTTCAAGGTATAAATTCTATGTCGATTAATCATAATGGAGATTATAAAGGTTCTGAATGTTCTATATCTCCGCTTATTGGAAATATATATTATGACGATATAGATTATTTAAAATTAATAAAGCCGATAAAATGCTCAATAAATGATTGCAATTGCAGAATTAATAATTATAGCCCAAAATTCAAATATCAAAAAGAATGTTATAATTTTACTCAAATAAATACTCCAAAAATAATACCTTCATTTTACTTATACAATGAAGTATGTAACTTAAAGAATCAATTAAACGATTTAAATAATAAAATGAATAAAATTATAGATTCTATTGTTTGGTTTATACCCGTTAAAAAGTTGAGAGATAATTTTAGAAATAAATTTAAAACTGCAGAGCAGAGCAGAGCAGAGCAGAGCAGAGCAGAGCAGAGCAGAGCAGAGCAGAGCAGAGCAGAGCAGAGCAGAGCAGAGCAGAGCAGAGCAGTAATGTTTGAATATGCTTATCGAAAAACGGCATAAAATGTATATTTATTATCGGAATAATTATAAAATATATTAATATCTTAAATACTATCAGGTTTACAAATCTTACAAGCTTCATATCTTTTATAAAAATTTTAAAACATAAATAATAAATACTTGTAAGTTTTATAAAATATATTATTATAAAATTTATGAATATAAAAAAAATTGCCATATTGCATCCAACTTTCGGTTATAACGGAGGAGCTGAAAATGTTATTCTTTCAACCGCTCAAAGTTTACATAATCTTAATATTGAAACAGATATTTATACTTACAAATTAAGAGATAACGCTCCTGATTTTATAAAACAATTCAAAACGGATATATATTTAAATCCGATTATTTTTAATAAAACTGCAAAATATTTGGCAAATAATTTAATAAATTACGATGCGATTCTTATTCATAATTTTCCCGCGACTATTTTTTACGGACTTGCCTATAATGAAGCTAAAAAAAATAATAAAAAATTGCCTAAAAGTTTTTGGTATTGCCATGAGCCGAGCGTTCGACTTTACGGAAGCGATGATAAAAGTTATAATAAACTTCAAAAGACTTGGGATATTATCGCAAGATGGACGATGCGGTTGGATAAACTCGGCGTTGAAAAAATAGATTATATAATGGCAAATAGCGAAAGAACAAAAAATGCAATTAAAAGAGTTTATAATAGAGAGGCAAAAGTTATCTATCCTTGTATTACTCAAAATAATATAATGCCTATAAATTTGTCCGAATATTTTATTTATATTGGAAGAATAGAGAAACCTAAAAATTTGGAAAATGCAATAATATCTTTCAAAAAATTAATTGAAAAAATAGACGATAAAGATTTAAAATTTATCATCGCAGGCAAAGGCAGACATGAAAAAAAATTAAGAAATCTCTCAAAAAAAATTGGAATAGAAAAAAATATAATATTTAAAGGCTATGTTTCGGACGAAGAAAAAAAAGATTTATTAAATAAAAGTTACGCTCTAATTATGCCAGCTATAAACGAACCTTTTGGATTAACCGTAATAGAAGCGCTTTATTCTTCTTGCATTTCAATAATATCGAATCTTTCGGGCGTCTATGAAGTCGCAAAAGATTATGCAATTTCCTGCGATATGAAAGATATTGATTCTCTTACAAATGCAATGCTTGAAGTTTATAAAAATAAGAATATAAAAAAAGAATTAATAGAATCCTCAAAAAAAATACTTAATAACTTTACGCAATCTAAATATACGGAAAATTTATTAGAATACATAAAAAACCGCTTGTAATATTTACAATTTATAGTTATAATTAACTATATTAATTATGACTATTTATTATTTAAGGATATGTATTTATGTTAGAATATACTTCAATACCAAGCGCTTATTTTGAAACGGCAATGAAAATGCCTCAAAGTCCAGCTTATAGATATAGAGATAATAACGGAGATAAAATTACAATTACATATAAAGAATTGTATGATAAAATAAACGCTATTGCTAAAGCTTTTGAAATTAAAGGATTTGCTTCAAAAAATGTGGCAATATTTTCTGAAAATAGAATAGAATGGTTTATATGCGATATGGCGCTTTTATCTTTAGGTTCTGTCGATGTTCCGAGAGGAGACGATTCTACTTCGGAAGAATTAAATTATATTATAGAACATAGCGAATCAAAAGCGGTATTGGTTGAAAATAAATATGTTTTCGAGAAAATAAAAAAACATCATAATGATTTGTCTTTAATAGTTTTTTTAGATAACTCAATGCATAATCCCGATAAAAATATATATTCTTTCGATAAATTTTTAGAATTAGGAAAAGAAGGTTTAAATGGAAAAGAAGATTTTGCAATAAATAAGTCTAAAAAATTAAATAACGAAAATATTGCAACGATTATATATACTTCGGGAACTACGGGAAAGCCAAAAGGAGTTGTTTTAACGCATGGAAATATATTGCATAATGTTAGAGTTTTGCCCGATATAATAAGATTAAAAAGCGGAGATAAATTTTTAAGCATACTTCCAATTTGGCATATATACGAAAGAACAATATCTTATGTAACGGCGATAACGGGATGTTTTACTGCGATAACAAATAAAAGAGATTTAAAAATAGATTTTACGGAAGAAAAACCCGATATATTTATTTCCGTTCCTGCGATTTGGATTAATATATATAATACCGTGATGAAAAATATTGACAGAAAAGGTTTTATCTCAAGAGTATTCGCTAAAACTTTAATAAAAGGTTCTATTCGATATACGAGAAATTTAAGATATCAAAATAATTTAATTTATATAATAGGAGATGAAACAAAAGAAGAGAAAATAAAATATTATCAAATAGGAATATTCGATTATATTTTTCATAAATTGGCTCAAAAAATAATTTATAAAAAAATTATAGAATTAACGGGAGGAAGATTAAGGTTAACTATATCGGGAGGCGGCGCTTTGCCAATGTATATTGAAGATTTTGTAGAAGCTGCGGGAATTAATTTAGTCGTAGGTTGGGGAATAACCGAAACTGCGCCCGTTGTCACTTTAAGGTCGCCTTATAAAAATTATAGAGGAACTTGCGGAACTCCGATACCTGAAGTAACAATAGAGATAAGAGATAAAAGAGGCGAAGTTTGTAAGGACGGAGTTATGGGAGTTTGTTATATAAAAGGTCCTAATGTATTTAAAGAATATTATAAAGATAAAGAATTAACCGAAACCGCAAAGAAAGACGATTTTTTTGATTCGGGAGATTTAGGAACTTATACTAAAGAAGGCGAAATTGTTTTAACGGGAAGAGCGAAAGAGACGATTGTTCTTTTAACGGGAGAGAATGTAGAGCCGCAACCAATAGAAAATAAAGCGATGGAATCAAAATATATCTCTCAAATAATGCTTATAGGACAAGATAAATCTTCAACGGGAGCTATAATAGTAATTAATTCGGAAAACATAAAAGAATATTTTGAAAAACATAAAATTAATTATGATAATTCTAATGATTTATGCAATTCTACTGAAGTAAATAAATTAATAAAATCGGATTTAAAAAGATTGATTAATTCTAAAAACGGATTTAGACCTTATGAAATAATTTCAAAAATTATTATAACCGATAAAGAGTTTAGTATTGAAAACGGGCTTTTAACTCAATCATTAAAAATGAAAAGATTTAATATTATGAAAAAATATGAAGAAGAAATAGAAAAACTATATCAAAAAAATTAATTCTTGTTATAATTTATCATAATCTTATTTTTAATAAAAAGAGAAAATATGTTTATAACTTCAAAAAACGCAATAACCGAAGCGATTACAAAAGATTTGGTAAAAATTTTATATGTTAAATTTCCTTTATCTAAAAGAGAAAAAGAAATAATAAAAATAGCGGAAAGAAAAAAAATTAAAATAAAAATTGTAGATAAAAAAGAAATGGAATCTATAATTGGAAAAGTTTATTCTATCGCAGCAGATATTGAAGAAAATGCAGAAATCGGAATAGATTATTTTTTATACAACGCTTTGAATAAAAAAAATAATCCGTTAATATTTATATTAGATTCTATAACCGATGTTCATAATTTAGGCGCTATAATAAGAAACGCTTATTTTTTCGATTTAGCTGGAATAATAATTCCTAAAGACAATTCGGCTAAAATAAACGAAAAAGTTTATGAAGTATCTCAAGGAGCAGCTTATCATTTGCCTATTTGTATAGAAACAAATTTAAATAGAATTTTGGATAAAATGAAAGATAAAGGTTTTTGGATATATTATGCAAGCGAAAAAGGAGATATACATTTAGAAAATTTTAAATTCGACTTGCCAACCGCAATTATATTAGGAAACGAACATAAAGGAGTTAGAGAAACAATAAAAAATAATTCTGACGGAAGTATTGTTATAAATTCTTTAAGCGATTTTGATTCTTTAAATGTGTCCGCAGCTTCCGCTATAATTGGCTACGCTTATTCAATATTTCAAAATTAAGCGTATTCTATTTCTATTAAAGACCTTAAAGAACTTTTAGCTTCGTTAAAAAATCTCGCGTTTGGCTCGACTTTATAATTTTCGCCTATTTTAAATATTTCCATTCCGCTTTCGGATTTTAATTTTAAGAAAATCGTATAATCTCCAGGATTGCTTGAAATTGCATTTTGAAGACATAATAAATCCATATCGTCAAAAATATTTTTATTCATATAAAGAGATAATTGTTTTTTATCAGAATTGGAATTTTTAATAAAATTATTATTTGCTTCTTTCGTTTTTATCTCTTTATTCTTAAAATGACTTTCAGAATCTTTATTTTCAACTTTAATTGATTTTGTTTTAGCTATATTTTCAAAATCGTTTGTTTTTACGGTTCTTTTAACTTCTTTTAGATTTTTATTTTCTAAATAAGAATCAAGTTCTTTTATTTCGATTATATTATTATATATTCTATCGTTGAATCTACTTTTTTCTCTTCTGCCTTTAATTAATACTGCCATCTCTTCATTTAAAATATCTCTATATTTGTCTGTTTGATTTTTATCTGTAATATAGAAAACAGATTCCGTAAATAAATCTATTACATTTAAAGTAAGCATAGGCGTATTTTTTTTAGTCATATATTCTCCCACTTTTATTATAACGGCGGGAATTGAAAATTCGTATCTATCTTTTAATTTGTCTAATTCCAAAAGATTATTAAAATATTTATAATCTATTCTATTTATATATCTTGTAAAAGGATGATATCTTAAAGAAAATCCTAAAACCTCTTTTTCATTTTCCATAAGTATGCTATTTGAATATTCAAGCATATTTTCAATCGTAAGAGAAGCGATTCCCGTATCTTCCGAAGAAACAGAATCAAAAAGCATAGTTTGTCCCGCTAAAGTATCTCTTTGATAATTTGAAGCGTATCCCATTATAGAGTCTAAAGACGATAATAAAGAATTTTCCGTATGTCCAAACTCTGAAAAAGCTCCGCATTTAATTAATGTTTCATATACTCTTCTATTAACTAAACGAACATCTACTCTTTTAGCAAAATCCTCTAATGATTTATATTCTCCGTTTCTCTCTCTCTCTTCTTCTATAGCTAAAGCCGCTTGATAACCAACTCCTTTAACCGCATGCAAACCGTAAACTATTTTTCCGTCTTTTTGAGAAAATAAAGCTTTGCTTTCGGATATTGAAGCTGTGATTATTCCTATACTTTTTTGTTTAATTTCATTTAAATATGAAGAAATTTTTTCAACATCTTCTATTGTAGTGTTAAGTAGCGCTACATAATATTCCATAGGATAATGCGCTTTAATATAAGCTTCTTGATATGCGACTAAAGCGTAACATACAGAGTGCGATTTATTAAAACCGTATTCTGCAAAACCTTTCATAGTATCGAATAAATATTTTAATAATTCTTTATCGTATCCTTTTTTAAGTCCGCCTTCTATAAATTTTGTTTCCATAGAATTCATTTTTTCGACTATTTTTTTACCCATAGCCTTTCTTAAATCATCCGCTTCCGCAGCCGTAAATCCGCCTATAACTCTGCTTATAGCCATAATCTGCTCTTGATATATAAGAACTCCCTGACTTTCTTGAAGTATAGGTTTCAAATCGGGATGTTTATAAACTATATTTTTTCTTTTATTTTTTCTGTCGGCATAATCTTTATCCATTCCCGAATTTAAAGGACCAGGACGAAATAAAGCCACGCTTGAAACCAAATCTGCAAATTCCGTAGGTTTAATATTTAAAAGCATATGCCTCATACCCGAACTTTCAAACTGAAATATTCCCGCTGTGTCGGCTTTTCTAAATATTTTATAAACCTCCTGGTCGTCAAAAGGAATTTTATCAATATCTATTTCTATTCCGTATCTATTTTTTATATCCGCTACGGCGTCTTTTATGAGTCTTAAATTTTTAATCCCCAAAAAGTCCATTTTAATGAGTCCCGCATTTTCAACATAATTCATTTCATATTGGCAAGCTCTCGTTTTAGTTTTAGAATCCTGATAAATCGGAACGCAATCCATAATCGCTTTACTCGAAATAATAACTCCTGCCGCATGAAGTCCGACATTTCTAATTAAACCATCCAATCTAACGGCTATATCATACATATTTTTTAATTCTCTATTAGAATCTATCTCTCTTCTAAAATCCGCGCATTCGGGGTCGTCATACACATCGGCAAGCCTAATATTATTTGGTATATTTTTTGCAAGTTTGTCGGATAAACTTAATTCAAATCCCATTACTCTGCAAACATCTCTTATAACAGAACGCCCGCCTAAAGTTCCGAAAGTGGCTATTTGAGCTACATTATCGTTTCCGTATTTTTCTTTAACATATTCTATTACTAAATCCCTTTTATCGTCTTGAAAGTCTACATCTATATCGGGCATACTCTTTCTTTCAGGATTTAAAAATCTTTCAAAAAGCAAATCATAATCTAAAGGATTAACTTTCGTAATTCCGATAGAAAAAGCCACTATAGAACCAGCGGCGCTTCCTCTTCCAGGTCCTACTGCAATATCGTTATTTCTTGCATAATTTATAAAGTCTTGAACTATAAGAAAATAGCCTTCAAAACCCATTTTTGATATTACGGCTAATTCCATCTCGAGTCTTTCTAAAGCTTCTTTTGGAATTTCATTATTATAATATTTATTAAGTCCTTCAAGGCATAACTTTTTTAAAACGGTAGTTTCCGTCTCGCCTTTTGGAATATCATAAGACGGCATATAATAATTTTTAGTCATTATATTTAAATCTTTGCACTGCTCTGCGATTTTAACCGTATTCTCAAAAGCTTTGGGAAGTTTAGCGAAAGATTTCATCATCTCTTCTTCGCTTTTTAAATGAAAATCATTGCTTGGGAATTTATATCTTCTTGCATCGCTTAATTTTCCGTTTGTCTGTATGGCAAGAAGTATTTCATGAGCCTTTGCATCCTCTTTTAATACATAATGGACATCGTTTGTAATAACCATTTCTATATTGTGATTTTTTGCCAATTTATATAATTCGCTGTTAAGATGTTTTTCTTCGGGAATTCCATGGTCTTGAAGTTCTAAATAAAAATCTTCTCCAAATATAGATTTATAATATTCGGCTAATTGAGAAGCTTGTTTATTATCTCCTTTTCTTATTGCTATAGGAATTTCGCCTCCCATACAGGCGCTTAAACATATTAAACCTTTATGATATTTTTCAATTAATTGATGGTCTACTCTAGGTCTATAATAAAATCCTTCTGTATATCCATGCGTTACCA
Protein-coding regions in this window:
- a CDS encoding glycosyltransferase family 4 protein, whose product is MNIKKIAILHPTFGYNGGAENVILSTAQSLHNLNIETDIYTYKLRDNAPDFIKQFKTDIYLNPIIFNKTAKYLANNLINYDAILIHNFPATIFYGLAYNEAKKNNKKLPKSFWYCHEPSVRLYGSDDKSYNKLQKTWDIIARWTMRLDKLGVEKIDYIMANSERTKNAIKRVYNREAKVIYPCITQNNIMPINLSEYFIYIGRIEKPKNLENAIISFKKLIEKIDDKDLKFIIAGKGRHEKKLRNLSKKIGIEKNIIFKGYVSDEEKKDLLNKSYALIMPAINEPFGLTVIEALYSSCISIISNLSGVYEVAKDYAISCDMKDIDSLTNAMLEVYKNKNIKKELIESSKKILNNFTQSKYTENLLEYIKNRL
- a CDS encoding radical SAM protein encodes the protein MNKNIKFHGNLKTNDMIIHWLPTNYCNYNCSYCITHAPIVNKNISFTDLSILKNCADKIFSINKDKYTFVFSGGEPTIYPYFIDLAEYLSKNKNTHIYLFSNGHKNKDYFSKLFSINNFNFNFSVHLEYANISHIKELIKLANTYNKYIMVSLMMNPDKKEKYELFFDELLEYRKYYYFGIDLAIIHNNEKIDKIYNKDEINWFNNSILKLKNVEEMFKYTSDIPDFFQDINTRYIFEDDKIIYLPHRVSIIENMKNFENYFCVQGINSMSINHNGDYKGSECSISPLIGNIYYDDIDYLKLIKPIKCSINDCNCRINNYSPKFKYQKECYNFTQINTPKIIPSFYLYNEVCNLKNQLNDLNNKMNKIIDSIVWFIPVKKLRDNFRNKFKTAEQSRAEQSRAEQSRAEQSRAEQSRAEQSRAVMFEYAYRKTA
- a CDS encoding AMP-dependent synthetase/ligase encodes the protein MLEYTSIPSAYFETAMKMPQSPAYRYRDNNGDKITITYKELYDKINAIAKAFEIKGFASKNVAIFSENRIEWFICDMALLSLGSVDVPRGDDSTSEELNYIIEHSESKAVLVENKYVFEKIKKHHNDLSLIVFLDNSMHNPDKNIYSFDKFLELGKEGLNGKEDFAINKSKKLNNENIATIIYTSGTTGKPKGVVLTHGNILHNVRVLPDIIRLKSGDKFLSILPIWHIYERTISYVTAITGCFTAITNKRDLKIDFTEEKPDIFISVPAIWINIYNTVMKNIDRKGFISRVFAKTLIKGSIRYTRNLRYQNNLIYIIGDETKEEKIKYYQIGIFDYIFHKLAQKIIYKKIIELTGGRLRLTISGGGALPMYIEDFVEAAGINLVVGWGITETAPVVTLRSPYKNYRGTCGTPIPEVTIEIRDKRGEVCKDGVMGVCYIKGPNVFKEYYKDKELTETAKKDDFFDSGDLGTYTKEGEIVLTGRAKETIVLLTGENVEPQPIENKAMESKYISQIMLIGQDKSSTGAIIVINSENIKEYFEKHKINYDNSNDLCNSTEVNKLIKSDLKRLINSKNGFRPYEIISKIIITDKEFSIENGLLTQSLKMKRFNIMKKYEEEIEKLYQKN
- the dnaE gene encoding DNA polymerase III subunit alpha, giving the protein MSFVHLHVHTQYSILDGASRIKSLYSKRDKKKMLIPGLIDRAKELNMPAIAITDHGNMFGVMEFFSEAKDKGIIPIIGCELYVAPKTRFDKKVEGSEEKSAMHLIALAKDKEGYDNLCKLVTHGYTEGFYYRPRVDHQLIEKYHKGLICLSACMGGEIPIAIRKGDNKQASQLAEYYKSIFGEDFYLELQDHGIPEEKHLNSELYKLAKNHNIEMVITNDVHYVLKEDAKAHEILLAIQTNGKLSDARRYKFPSNDFHLKSEEEMMKSFAKLPKAFENTVKIAEQCKDLNIMTKNYYMPSYDIPKGETETTVLKKLCLEGLNKYYNNEIPKEALERLEMELAVISKMGFEGYFLIVQDFINYARNNDIAVGPGRGSAAGSIVAFSIGITKVNPLDYDLLFERFLNPERKSMPDIDVDFQDDKRDLVIEYVKEKYGNDNVAQIATFGTLGGRSVIRDVCRVMGFELSLSDKLAKNIPNNIRLADVYDDPECADFRREIDSNRELKNMYDIAVRLDGLIRNVGLHAAGVIISSKAIMDCVPIYQDSKTKTRACQYEMNYVENAGLIKMDFLGIKNLRLIKDAVADIKNRYGIEIDIDKIPFDDQEVYKIFRKADTAGIFQFESSGMRHMLLNIKPTEFADLVSSVALFRPGPLNSGMDKDYADRKNKRKNIVYKHPDLKPILQESQGVLIYQEQIMAISRVIGGFTAAEADDLRKAMGKKIVEKMNSMETKFIEGGLKKGYDKELLKYLFDTMKGFAEYGFNKSHSVCYALVAYQEAYIKAHYPMEYYVALLNTTIEDVEKISSYLNEIKQKSIGIITASISESKALFSQKDGKIVYGLHAVKGVGYQAALAIEEERERNGEYKSLEDFAKRVDVRLVNRRVYETLIKCGAFSEFGHTENSLLSSLDSIMGYASNYQRDTLAGQTMLFDSVSSEDTGIASLTIENMLEYSNSILMENEKEVLGFSLRYHPFTRYINRIDYKYFNNLLELDKLKDRYEFSIPAVIIKVGEYMTKKNTPMLTLNVIDLFTESVFYITDKNQTDKYRDILNEEMAVLIKGRREKSRFNDRIYNNIIEIKELDSYLENKNLKEVKRTVKTNDFENIAKTKSIKVENKDSESHFKNKEIKTKEANNNFIKNSNSDKKQLSLYMNKNIFDDMDLLCLQNAISSNPGDYTIFLKLKSESGMEIFKIGENYKVEPNARFFNEAKSSLRSLIEIEYA
- the rlmB gene encoding 23S rRNA (guanosine(2251)-2'-O)-methyltransferase RlmB; protein product: MFITSKNAITEAITKDLVKILYVKFPLSKREKEIIKIAERKKIKIKIVDKKEMESIIGKVYSIAADIEENAEIGIDYFLYNALNKKNNPLIFILDSITDVHNLGAIIRNAYFFDLAGIIIPKDNSAKINEKVYEVSQGAAYHLPICIETNLNRILDKMKDKGFWIYYASEKGDIHLENFKFDLPTAIILGNEHKGVRETIKNNSDGSIVINSLSDFDSLNVSAASAIIGYAYSIFQN